From a single Prosthecobacter sp. genomic region:
- a CDS encoding efflux RND transporter permease subunit, which translates to MTTALIRWCLKNGFLVVLFMLALLGGGYYAVQNMPVDAIPDIGEKQVIVFADWPGRSPQDVDNQVTYPLTTSLTGTPGVKTIRSMSGFGFSMVFVIFKDDVDYYWARSRVLERMNVAQQRLPKEVVPVLGPDATALGQVYWYTVEGEGFDLAELRSIQDWYLRYQLNAVEGVSEVASIGGFVKQYQIDVHPDKLRAQRVTLFDVYEAVRKANIDVGAKVLEKNGLEFFIRGVGFIKSTEDLEKVVIRQEQGTPIQIKHVATVTLGPDFRRGALDKGGVEAVGGVVLMRYGENPQHVVEKVKAQIKQLEAGLPQKTLADGRISKVRVVPFYDRTDIVNETIDTLKSALSEEALMAGIVILIFLLHLRSTAAVLVTLPLSVCLCFILMFAFGVDSNIMSLAGLAIAIGDVADMGIIMTENIYRHIATGDPKKSHFQKVYDGATEVGGAIVTAVSNTIVSFIPVFFLLGQEGKLFRPLAFTKTFAIGASVILALTVVPLICYFLFQPVKWSRRTVWKIALSMGIASVFATHAIFMWALAGSHYSGWPMSIVVGVIVVLAVVRMTRERFLPMEENPVSHKISRVYVPALRWVLDNKKTFMIAPVVIFFVGMSIWLGIGVTLKPVEWIANLGADEPRVQLGELRWQKIRHGDEPPTRRMLWRKQSETDAHNETKGGLTVVSETRIVPGIGREFMPPLDEGSFLYMPSLLPQGGLGPAIEVNAKQDMAIATVPEVESVVGKLGRAETALDPAPIGMMESIIILKPEDEWRQLPVKRWFSDWPAWLKTPLAWIAPEHRQITKNEILTELQEKTAIPGVLPTFLQPIQTRLIMLQTGFRAMMGVKIYGGDLREIERIGLQIESLLKEVPGATDIIADRIVGKPYLEFHIDRDRIARYGVNIRDVQDVIEVAIGGMNLMESVEGRERYPIRVRYLREFREDIPELEKILVPTSSGAQIPLAQVVTIKSVLGPQEIKGERGLLVGYVTMNTRDRDEVSVVEDAEKLLQAALKDGRLKLPAGYYWEWSGQFENQVRATKRMQILVPICIAIMFVSLYLGFRRKWIAPVIFLDVIVSLAAGFLLLPLWDANLSVAVWVGFLVLLGVVDDDSVVLSTYLEDIFDSKEMQSIADIRESVVQAGLKRIRANLMTIATTVFGLMPVFWTTGRGSDIMQPIALPSLGGMAVSLVTMFIVPCLFSAVEEWKWKRAQANPPLKTQTDKSAADDSPEALLLT; encoded by the coding sequence ATGACCACCGCTCTCATTCGCTGGTGCCTGAAGAACGGCTTCCTGGTCGTTCTTTTCATGCTCGCCCTGCTCGGCGGCGGCTACTACGCGGTGCAAAACATGCCGGTGGATGCCATCCCCGACATCGGCGAGAAACAGGTCATCGTCTTTGCCGACTGGCCCGGTCGTTCACCGCAGGACGTGGACAATCAGGTCACCTACCCGCTCACCACGAGCCTCACCGGCACGCCCGGCGTGAAGACCATCCGCAGCATGTCGGGCTTCGGCTTCTCGATGGTCTTCGTCATCTTCAAAGACGACGTGGACTACTACTGGGCGCGTTCAAGAGTGCTGGAGCGCATGAACGTGGCTCAGCAGCGGCTGCCGAAGGAAGTGGTGCCCGTGCTGGGCCCCGATGCCACGGCACTCGGCCAGGTCTATTGGTACACCGTCGAGGGCGAGGGCTTCGATCTCGCCGAGCTGCGCAGCATCCAGGACTGGTATTTGCGCTATCAGCTCAATGCCGTCGAAGGCGTGAGCGAGGTGGCGAGCATCGGCGGTTTCGTGAAGCAGTATCAGATCGACGTGCATCCTGACAAGCTGCGCGCGCAACGCGTGACGTTGTTTGACGTGTATGAGGCCGTGCGAAAGGCCAACATCGACGTTGGCGCGAAGGTGCTGGAGAAAAACGGCCTGGAGTTCTTCATCCGTGGCGTCGGCTTCATCAAATCGACGGAGGACTTGGAGAAAGTCGTCATCCGTCAGGAGCAGGGCACGCCGATCCAGATCAAGCACGTCGCCACCGTGACGCTCGGCCCGGATTTCCGGCGCGGTGCTCTCGACAAGGGCGGTGTCGAGGCCGTGGGCGGCGTGGTGCTGATGCGCTACGGCGAAAACCCGCAGCACGTCGTCGAAAAGGTCAAAGCGCAAATCAAGCAGCTTGAAGCCGGCCTGCCGCAGAAGACGCTCGCTGACGGTCGCATCTCAAAGGTGCGCGTCGTGCCGTTCTACGACCGCACGGACATCGTCAACGAGACTATCGACACGCTCAAAAGCGCGCTCAGCGAGGAGGCGCTGATGGCTGGCATCGTCATTCTCATTTTCCTGCTGCATCTGCGCAGCACGGCGGCGGTGCTCGTCACCCTGCCGCTGTCCGTCTGTCTATGCTTCATCCTCATGTTCGCCTTCGGTGTGGACTCCAACATCATGTCGCTCGCCGGTCTCGCCATCGCCATCGGGGATGTGGCGGACATGGGCATCATCATGACGGAGAACATCTACCGGCACATCGCCACCGGTGATCCGAAGAAGAGTCACTTCCAGAAGGTTTATGACGGCGCGACGGAGGTCGGCGGCGCGATTGTCACCGCTGTCTCGAACACCATTGTCTCCTTCATCCCGGTGTTCTTTCTCCTCGGCCAGGAGGGCAAGCTGTTCCGTCCTCTCGCATTCACCAAGACCTTCGCCATCGGTGCCAGCGTCATCCTCGCGCTCACCGTTGTGCCGCTCATCTGCTACTTCCTGTTTCAACCGGTGAAGTGGTCGCGCCGCACCGTGTGGAAGATCGCTCTCAGCATGGGCATCGCCTCCGTGTTTGCCACGCACGCCATATTCATGTGGGCGCTGGCGGGCTCGCATTACAGCGGCTGGCCCATGTCCATCGTCGTCGGCGTCATCGTCGTGCTGGCCGTGGTGCGCATGACGCGTGAGCGCTTCTTGCCGATGGAGGAAAATCCAGTCTCTCACAAAATCTCACGCGTCTATGTCCCGGCGCTGCGCTGGGTGCTGGATAACAAGAAGACCTTCATGATCGCCCCGGTGGTGATCTTCTTTGTCGGCATGAGCATCTGGCTCGGCATCGGCGTGACCTTGAAGCCCGTCGAGTGGATCGCCAACCTCGGCGCGGATGAGCCACGCGTGCAATTGGGCGAGCTGCGCTGGCAAAAAATCCGCCATGGCGACGAACCGCCCACCCGCCGCATGCTCTGGCGCAAACAAAGCGAGACCGATGCGCACAACGAGACCAAGGGCGGGCTCACCGTCGTTTCGGAAACTCGCATCGTGCCCGGCATCGGGCGCGAGTTCATGCCGCCGCTGGATGAAGGATCGTTCCTCTACATGCCCTCGCTGCTGCCGCAGGGCGGACTCGGCCCCGCCATCGAGGTGAATGCGAAGCAGGACATGGCCATCGCCACCGTGCCCGAAGTGGAAAGCGTCGTGGGCAAGCTCGGTCGTGCTGAGACCGCGCTCGACCCCGCGCCCATCGGCATGATGGAGAGCATCATCATCCTGAAGCCCGAGGACGAGTGGCGTCAGTTACCCGTGAAACGGTGGTTTTCCGACTGGCCTGCGTGGCTCAAGACGCCGCTCGCCTGGATCGCACCGGAGCATCGTCAGATCACGAAAAACGAGATCCTCACCGAGTTGCAGGAGAAGACCGCCATCCCCGGCGTGCTGCCGACTTTTCTTCAACCGATTCAAACGCGCCTGATCATGCTCCAGACCGGCTTCCGCGCCATGATGGGCGTGAAGATCTACGGCGGCGACCTCCGTGAGATCGAGCGCATCGGCCTGCAAATCGAATCTCTACTCAAGGAAGTGCCCGGTGCCACTGACATCATCGCCGACCGCATCGTCGGGAAGCCTTATCTCGAATTCCACATCGACCGCGACCGCATCGCCCGTTACGGCGTCAACATCCGCGACGTGCAGGATGTCATCGAAGTCGCCATCGGCGGCATGAACCTCATGGAGTCTGTCGAGGGCCGCGAACGCTATCCCATCCGCGTGCGCTATCTGCGCGAGTTCCGTGAGGACATCCCCGAGCTGGAGAAAATCCTCGTCCCCACCAGCAGCGGCGCGCAGATCCCGCTCGCGCAGGTTGTCACCATCAAGAGCGTGCTCGGACCGCAGGAGATCAAGGGCGAGCGCGGCCTGCTCGTCGGTTACGTCACCATGAACACGCGCGACCGCGATGAAGTCAGCGTTGTGGAAGATGCTGAGAAGCTCTTGCAGGCCGCCTTGAAGGACGGACGCCTCAAACTCCCCGCCGGTTACTACTGGGAGTGGAGCGGCCAGTTTGAGAACCAGGTGCGCGCCACCAAGCGCATGCAGATTCTCGTCCCCATCTGCATCGCCATCATGTTCGTGTCGCTCTATCTCGGCTTCCGGCGCAAATGGATCGCGCCGGTCATTTTCCTTGATGTCATCGTCTCGCTGGCCGCAGGCTTTCTGCTGCTGCCGCTGTGGGACGCGAATCTCTCCGTCGCCGTGTGGGTGGGCTTTCTCGTGCTGCTCGGCGTGGTGGATGATGACAGCGTCGTGCTCTCCACCTACCTGGAGGACATCTTCGACAGCAAGGAGATGCAAAGCATCGCCGACATTCGCGAGTCCGTGGTCCAGGCCGGTTTGAAGCGCATCCGCGCCAACCTCATGACCATCGCCACCACCGTCTTCGGCCTGATGCCCGTCTTTTGGACGACCGGTCGCGGCTCCGACATCATGCAACCCATCGCCCTGCCCTCCCTCGGCGGCATGGCAGTGAGCCTCGTCACCATGTTCATCGTGCCCTGCCTGTTCTCCGCCGTCGAGGAATGGAAATGGAAACGGGCTCAAGCCAACCCGCCCCTCAAAACTCAAACCGACAAAAGTGCAGCCGATGATTCACCAGAGGCGCTCCTCCTAACGTGA
- a CDS encoding cation-translocating P-type ATPase yields MTKPPAIAAQPPTKAWHSQSAEEVLTQLGSAATGLSAQEAAQRLAANGPNELKEGKRISPWQIFLGQFKSLIVWILIVAGLISGVLGEVVDAIAILAIVVLNAVIGFYQEHSAEKSIAALKKMAAPQAKVWRDGAIKAVPAAEIVTGDVLELEAGDLVAADARLLTAASFKCAESALTGESEAVEKHAATLDKEDVPLGDRENMIFMGTSVAAGSGRALVVATAMQTEIGGIAGLLAEAGADEDTPLQQKLTSFGRILVWASLGIVALLFVLGLLRGMPFLELFMTAVSLAVAAVPEGLPTVVTIALAMGVMRMSRRRALVRRLPAVETLGSTNVICTDKTGTLTVGEMTVRVLYVAGQTFEITGEGYGPDGEVRVDGKAADERQTKLLRELANNLLGCNNTHLALENGQWKVIGDPTEGAMLSAGHKAGVTEEQIEHEMPKRHEIPFDSDRKRQTVIRLMPDGRHRAFINGAPDLLLQHCTHILTTEGIRPLTDADRAEIAAQNTALAAQALRVLGSAQRDLDAASPEHLKAEEVECDLVFVGLTGMYDPPRTEAKEAIAKCRSAGIRVVMITGDHPHTAAAIARELGITTDDAVALSGAELDQLSEDELHQRVTQVAVYARVTAAHKLRIVRAWKASGAVVAMTGDGVNDAPAIKGADIGIAMGRSGTEVTKQASDMIVTDDNFASIVAAVEEGRGIYDNIRKTLQYLLAGNCGELLLMTAAIIMGLPMPLLALHLLWINLVTDGLPALCLATDPIDADVMKQPPRSRNERITDGGFLGTMFLTGLLTAGVSLAVYLYALKHESLEMARTHAFAALVFAELLRAFGARSETRPLWRMNHLSNLNLLLVVSISFSIQVWSHHNALLAGFLKTSLMPFSDCLMLLSISVIPLLVLELVKVLRNARRQNEGVIEN; encoded by the coding sequence ATGACCAAGCCACCCGCCATCGCCGCACAACCACCGACCAAAGCCTGGCACAGCCAGTCCGCCGAAGAAGTGCTGACACAACTCGGCTCCGCAGCAACTGGCCTCTCGGCGCAGGAAGCCGCACAGCGTCTCGCCGCCAACGGGCCGAACGAGCTGAAGGAAGGGAAGCGCATCAGCCCGTGGCAGATTTTCCTCGGGCAGTTCAAGAGCCTCATCGTGTGGATTCTCATCGTCGCGGGCCTCATCTCCGGCGTGCTCGGTGAGGTGGTCGATGCCATCGCCATTCTCGCCATCGTGGTGCTGAACGCAGTCATCGGGTTTTATCAGGAGCACAGCGCGGAGAAATCCATCGCCGCGCTCAAGAAGATGGCCGCGCCGCAGGCAAAGGTGTGGCGCGATGGCGCGATCAAGGCCGTGCCTGCGGCGGAGATCGTGACGGGGGACGTTCTTGAACTCGAAGCGGGCGATCTTGTCGCCGCCGATGCGCGCCTGCTGACCGCCGCGTCCTTCAAATGCGCGGAGTCGGCGCTCACTGGGGAATCCGAAGCCGTCGAGAAACACGCCGCCACGCTCGACAAGGAAGATGTGCCGCTGGGCGACCGCGAGAACATGATCTTCATGGGCACCAGCGTGGCCGCAGGCAGCGGGCGGGCACTGGTCGTCGCCACGGCGATGCAGACCGAGATCGGGGGCATCGCGGGCCTGCTTGCAGAAGCCGGGGCGGATGAAGACACGCCGCTTCAGCAAAAGCTCACCTCGTTTGGCCGCATCCTGGTGTGGGCTTCGCTCGGCATCGTCGCGCTGTTGTTTGTGCTCGGGCTTCTGCGTGGCATGCCTTTCCTCGAACTCTTCATGACGGCGGTCAGCCTCGCCGTGGCGGCGGTTCCAGAAGGTCTGCCGACTGTTGTCACCATCGCGCTCGCGATGGGCGTGATGCGCATGTCACGCCGCCGTGCGCTGGTGCGCAGGCTGCCTGCGGTCGAAACGCTCGGCTCGACGAATGTGATCTGCACCGACAAAACCGGCACGCTCACCGTCGGCGAGATGACCGTGCGCGTGCTTTACGTCGCCGGACAAACCTTTGAGATCACCGGTGAAGGCTACGGGCCTGATGGCGAAGTGCGCGTGGATGGCAAAGCCGCCGATGAACGCCAGACGAAACTCCTGCGCGAACTCGCGAACAACCTCCTCGGCTGCAACAATACGCATCTTGCACTCGAAAATGGCCAGTGGAAGGTCATCGGCGATCCCACCGAAGGCGCGATGCTTTCCGCCGGACACAAGGCTGGCGTCACCGAGGAGCAGATCGAACACGAGATGCCGAAGCGGCACGAGATTCCCTTCGATTCCGACCGCAAACGCCAAACGGTCATCCGTTTGATGCCCGATGGCCGTCACCGCGCCTTCATCAATGGCGCGCCCGATCTGCTCTTGCAGCATTGCACTCACATCCTCACCACCGAGGGCATTCGTCCGCTCACGGACGCGGATCGTGCCGAAATCGCCGCCCAAAACACTGCGCTGGCCGCCCAGGCGCTGCGGGTGCTCGGCTCCGCACAGCGCGATCTCGACGCCGCCTCGCCAGAACATCTCAAGGCGGAGGAGGTGGAGTGCGATCTCGTCTTTGTCGGCCTCACCGGCATGTATGACCCGCCACGCACCGAGGCGAAGGAGGCCATCGCCAAATGCCGCAGCGCCGGCATCCGCGTGGTGATGATCACCGGCGATCATCCACACACGGCGGCGGCCATCGCCCGCGAGCTTGGCATCACCACCGACGACGCCGTGGCCTTGTCCGGCGCGGAGCTTGATCAGCTCAGCGAGGACGAACTGCATCAACGCGTCACCCAGGTGGCCGTTTATGCCCGCGTCACCGCCGCGCACAAACTGCGCATCGTGCGCGCCTGGAAAGCCAGCGGAGCCGTCGTGGCGATGACCGGCGACGGCGTGAACGACGCGCCGGCCATCAAAGGCGCCGACATCGGCATCGCCATGGGCCGCAGCGGCACGGAGGTCACCAAACAGGCCTCCGACATGATCGTCACCGACGACAACTTCGCCAGCATCGTCGCGGCCGTGGAGGAAGGCCGCGGCATTTACGACAACATCCGCAAGACGCTGCAATATCTCCTCGCTGGCAACTGCGGCGAGCTGCTGCTCATGACTGCGGCCATTATCATGGGGCTGCCCATGCCACTGCTCGCCCTCCATCTGCTCTGGATCAATCTCGTCACCGACGGCCTGCCCGCGCTCTGCCTCGCCACCGATCCCATCGACGCCGATGTCATGAAACAGCCGCCACGTTCGCGGAACGAGCGCATCACCGACGGTGGCTTCCTCGGCACGATGTTCCTCACCGGCCTGCTCACCGCCGGTGTGTCACTGGCCGTCTATCTTTACGCCTTGAAGCACGAAAGCCTGGAAATGGCCCGCACCCACGCCTTCGCCGCGCTGGTCTTTGCCGAGCTGCTGCGTGCCTTCGGTGCCCGCAGCGAGACACGTCCGCTCTGGCGCATGAATCATCTCTCCAACCTCAACCTCCTCCTCGTTGTCTCGATTTCATTCAGCATCCAGGTCTGGAGCCATCACAACGCCCTGCTTGCCGGGTTCCTGAAGACCTCCCTCATGCCCTTCTCCGACTGCCTCATGCTGCTCAGCATTTCCGTCATCCCGCTGCTGGTTTTAGAACTGGTGAAAGTCCTGCGGAACGCGCGACGGCAAAACGAAGGAGTCATCGAGAATTGA
- a CDS encoding multicopper oxidase domain-containing protein yields MHHRPMPALVWVVLLSATSALWARTVNYDLTLSAITVNYGGKERPAMAINGSLPGPTLRFTEGDDAVIRVKNDLKEDSSIHWHGILLPNDQDGVPHVNMAPITPGETREFRFRLRHGGTFWYHSHSGLQEQLGIYGSIVITPKGGERIKTDRDLVVVLSDWTNESPYDVLAQLRAGREWQQIKKGTAQSIVGAIQHDALPDMVKRSMKRMPPMDFSDVGYDAFLVNGKTAAEFPAQPGETVRLRLINASAASYYHLEYAGGPMKIIAADGTDVQPVATGRFLFAIAETYDLLVKVPQRGGAWELRATAQDGTGHSSLFIGQGERHAAPDVPKPNVYKPMAGMGDMGGMSGMSDKTGKDNMKGMDHSGMAGMGEGDMAAPEPAMDHSTMAGMKGMSPPTPTKKPDAMADMKGMDHSTMPMPAEKHSSATMKAMPPMAGMQGMDDPERPGSPYEKLRALRSTVISDSRPLREYTFRLQGDMIRFVWTLDGKTFSEADMINVRQGDKVRFTFINDSMMHHPMHLHGHFFRLVTSAGNLSPMKHTIDVPPMTSHTIEFAADEPGDWMMHCHVLYHLAIGMARVVHYEDAPPNPHLMTGAMMTEHDPKLLFAEGILLSNMTEGTVSWENNRNGLMAHWQSRLGNGSDTDYEVGLDYDRFINSNLSAFASYEWSNGINDNRGMFGARYLLPFLIQSQASLDTDGDFRFTVSKVFPITARLSLFGRAQYDTKAQWEASAGVAYFLHKNLSVVGQYHNQYGWGAGVGFRF; encoded by the coding sequence ATGCATCACCGGCCCATGCCCGCTCTCGTGTGGGTCGTCCTTCTGTCCGCAACCTCGGCATTATGGGCGAGGACCGTGAACTATGATCTCACCCTCTCGGCGATCACGGTGAACTATGGCGGCAAAGAGCGCCCGGCCATGGCCATCAACGGCAGCCTGCCAGGCCCGACGCTGCGCTTCACCGAGGGCGATGATGCGGTCATCCGCGTGAAGAACGACCTCAAAGAAGACAGTTCTATACACTGGCACGGAATCCTGCTGCCTAACGATCAGGACGGCGTGCCGCATGTGAACATGGCTCCGATCACACCCGGCGAGACGCGCGAGTTCCGTTTCCGCCTACGGCATGGCGGCACGTTTTGGTATCACTCTCACAGCGGGTTGCAGGAGCAGCTTGGCATTTATGGCAGCATTGTCATCACGCCCAAAGGCGGCGAGCGGATCAAGACGGACCGTGATCTCGTGGTGGTGCTCTCCGACTGGACCAACGAAAGCCCATACGACGTGCTGGCGCAGCTCCGTGCGGGCCGCGAGTGGCAGCAGATCAAGAAAGGCACAGCGCAGAGCATCGTCGGTGCCATCCAGCACGACGCTCTGCCAGACATGGTGAAGCGCTCCATGAAACGGATGCCACCAATGGACTTTTCCGACGTGGGCTATGACGCCTTTCTCGTCAATGGCAAAACCGCGGCCGAGTTTCCCGCACAACCGGGCGAGACGGTGCGCCTGCGTTTGATCAATGCCAGCGCCGCGAGCTACTATCATCTCGAATATGCAGGCGGGCCGATGAAGATCATTGCCGCCGATGGCACCGATGTTCAGCCCGTGGCGACCGGGCGTTTCCTTTTTGCCATCGCTGAAACCTACGACCTGCTGGTGAAGGTGCCGCAACGTGGCGGAGCCTGGGAACTGCGCGCCACCGCCCAGGATGGCACCGGCCACAGCAGCTTGTTCATCGGCCAGGGCGAGCGGCACGCCGCACCTGATGTGCCGAAGCCCAATGTCTATAAGCCGATGGCTGGAATGGGTGACATGGGTGGTATGAGCGGCATGTCTGATAAGACAGGCAAAGATAACATGAAGGGCATGGATCACAGCGGCATGGCAGGCATGGGCGAGGGTGACATGGCTGCTCCCGAACCCGCAATGGATCACAGCACGATGGCAGGCATGAAAGGCATGTCGCCACCCACGCCCACGAAGAAACCTGACGCCATGGCCGACATGAAAGGCATGGACCACAGCACCATGCCGATGCCCGCCGAGAAGCATAGCAGTGCCACCATGAAAGCCATGCCGCCGATGGCTGGAATGCAGGGCATGGACGACCCAGAGCGCCCCGGCAGCCCGTATGAAAAACTGCGTGCCCTGCGGTCCACCGTGATCTCTGACTCACGCCCGCTGCGCGAATACACCTTCCGCCTTCAGGGCGACATGATCCGCTTTGTCTGGACGCTCGATGGCAAGACCTTCTCTGAGGCGGACATGATCAACGTGCGCCAAGGCGACAAGGTGCGCTTCACCTTCATCAATGATTCGATGATGCACCATCCCATGCACCTGCACGGGCACTTCTTCCGCCTTGTCACCAGCGCCGGAAACCTCTCGCCCATGAAGCACACGATTGATGTGCCGCCCATGACCAGCCATACCATCGAGTTCGCCGCTGATGAGCCGGGCGACTGGATGATGCACTGCCATGTCCTCTATCACCTCGCCATCGGCATGGCCCGCGTCGTCCACTACGAGGATGCCCCGCCGAATCCGCATCTCATGACGGGTGCCATGATGACGGAACACGATCCGAAGCTCCTCTTTGCCGAAGGCATCCTGCTTTCCAACATGACCGAAGGCACCGTCTCCTGGGAAAACAATCGCAACGGCCTCATGGCTCATTGGCAATCGCGTCTCGGCAACGGCAGCGACACCGACTACGAGGTCGGCCTCGACTACGACCGCTTTATCAACAGCAACCTCAGCGCCTTCGCCAGCTATGAGTGGAGCAACGGCATCAACGACAACCGCGGCATGTTCGGCGCGCGCTACCTGTTGCCCTTCCTGATTCAATCCCAGGCATCCTTGGACACGGACGGCGACTTCCGTTTCACCGTCAGCAAAGTCTTCCCCATCACCGCCCGCCTTTCACTCTTTGGCCGCGCTCAATACGACACCAAAGCGCAGTGGGAGGCCAGCGCAGGAGTCGCCTATTTCCTGCACAAGAACCTCTCCGTCGTCGGCCAGTATCACAATCAGTATGGCTGGGGCGCGGGCGTCGGCTTTCGCTTCTAA
- a CDS encoding DUF2314 domain-containing protein — translation MKTPFNPSVLISRRFALFTTFGLLSGALLPAADTPAAAPSAQRVVSLVLLLSEPRTLDAAAAAHAVSRAWGNEVPESAVSASPPSFVFKSAHGRFAINNVDQPYFADSAKLAAELKEPALAEAIRQHRGWLSVDWLENDDKADLRVVYQQISQIIVQLVRKDTLAVYSPDTDQFHLNDATLIGHLKSPDPLHDLVPAGLAGAEATGNTVTINDDDPKLLAAQAEAKKHWPEFLQAFKARGKDQYFAVKGRIIEGESGEYVWLQINDIDDTQVHGKLDSDPETLTKVKRGADLHIAIADVDDWLYSTGAGKDTQGGYTLRLFDELAQAKQKN, via the coding sequence ATGAAAACTCCATTCAATCCCTCCGTGCTGATCAGCCGGCGCTTCGCCTTGTTCACAACATTCGGCCTCCTTTCGGGGGCGCTGCTGCCTGCGGCAGACACACCTGCCGCCGCTCCGTCTGCGCAACGCGTGGTTTCGCTGGTCCTGCTGCTCAGTGAGCCGCGCACTCTTGATGCTGCGGCAGCGGCACATGCGGTTTCGCGCGCCTGGGGCAATGAGGTGCCTGAGAGCGCCGTCTCTGCCAGTCCGCCTTCATTCGTGTTCAAATCAGCGCACGGCCGGTTCGCCATCAACAACGTGGATCAGCCGTATTTCGCGGACAGCGCCAAGCTCGCCGCTGAACTGAAAGAGCCCGCGCTCGCCGAGGCGATCCGCCAGCACCGCGGCTGGCTGTCGGTGGACTGGCTGGAAAACGACGACAAGGCAGACTTGCGGGTCGTCTATCAGCAGATCAGTCAGATCATCGTGCAATTGGTGCGCAAAGACACCCTGGCGGTTTACAGCCCGGACACCGACCAGTTCCATCTCAATGATGCGACCCTCATCGGCCATCTGAAAAGCCCTGATCCTCTGCATGACCTCGTACCCGCAGGACTGGCGGGCGCTGAAGCCACTGGCAACACCGTCACCATCAATGATGATGACCCGAAGCTCCTGGCAGCACAGGCCGAGGCAAAAAAACACTGGCCGGAGTTTTTGCAGGCGTTCAAGGCACGCGGCAAAGACCAGTATTTTGCGGTCAAAGGCCGCATCATCGAAGGTGAAAGCGGTGAATATGTGTGGCTGCAAATCAACGACATCGACGACACGCAGGTTCATGGCAAACTCGACAGCGATCCTGAGACACTGACCAAAGTGAAGCGCGGTGCCGACCTGCACATCGCCATCGCCGATGTGGATGACTGGCTCTACAGCACCGGGGCAGGCAAAGACACCCAAGGCGGCTACACGCTGCGCCTGTTTGACGAACTGGCACAAGCCAAGCAAAAGAACTGA
- a CDS encoding YHS domain-containing protein has translation MQESTSQTKDPVCGMTVDPATALHTERDGKTFYFCSEGCQQKFLASPVGAKPEGKAGCCCN, from the coding sequence ATGCAAGAATCGACATCCCAAACCAAAGATCCTGTCTGCGGCATGACCGTGGACCCGGCCACCGCCCTTCATACCGAACGCGATGGCAAGACGTTCTACTTTTGCAGCGAAGGCTGTCAGCAAAAGTTTCTGGCCTCACCAGTCGGCGCCAAGCCCGAAGGCAAGGCAGGCTGCTGCTGCAACTGA
- a CDS encoding fibronectin type III domain-containing protein, with protein sequence MSSISAGLSRKNPSLLIALADLVIPKLAPTAPATPPIPNMATKVTALTTKRDAAKTANDAYESARAGLVALKATRDSAADALRDEHTVVISAVESEARGDAALLGASGYPLASAAVQSSTPPAQILNLSLTAGDAAGTLDLTFDPDGLAKTYEVQITTTHPIDGPWTTSAQPTTSYTKLTGLTSGQRVWTRVRAIGSNGPGAWSDPATKIVP encoded by the coding sequence ATGTCATCCATCAGTGCCGGACTCAGCCGCAAGAACCCCTCGCTACTCATCGCCTTGGCCGATCTCGTGATCCCCAAACTCGCCCCCACCGCACCTGCCACGCCGCCTATCCCGAACATGGCGACCAAGGTGACCGCGCTGACCACGAAACGCGATGCCGCGAAAACCGCGAACGACGCCTACGAATCCGCACGGGCTGGCCTGGTGGCCTTGAAAGCCACGCGTGATTCCGCCGCCGACGCACTGCGTGATGAGCATACCGTCGTCATCAGCGCCGTCGAGTCCGAGGCTCGCGGCGATGCCGCCCTGCTGGGTGCCTCCGGCTATCCGCTGGCTTCGGCGGCGGTGCAGTCCTCCACGCCACCCGCACAGATCCTCAACCTCTCTCTCACGGCAGGCGATGCCGCCGGCACCCTGGACCTCACCTTCGATCCCGATGGTCTGGCGAAAACGTACGAAGTGCAGATCACCACCACCCATCCCATCGACGGCCCCTGGACGACGTCGGCGCAGCCGACCACGTCGTATACCAAACTGACCGGCCTGACCAGCGGCCAGCGCGTGTGGACGCGCGTGCGTGCCATCGGCTCCAACGGCCCCGGTGCCTGGAGCGATCCTGCGACGAAGATTGTGCCGTGA